The stretch of DNA GGTAAAACACGTAGTCTACATTATAAATTTAATACTCGCTACTTTTAATGGTGGATATGTATGCCCATTGCCTTAAGAAAGAAGAGAAATATATTATATGTAGAGAACGGAAATATTTTCGAGAGTGATGCTGACGTGTTAGTAAATTCTGTAAATACTAAGGGTGTTATGGGAGCAGGTATTGCTAGAGAGTTCGCTAAGCTCTTTCCAGAAATGTATGAAGATTACAGAAAGGCCTGCAGGAGCGGGAGGATTAGAATTGAGGGTAAGTTTCTTATCACGATCACTAAGAAGTCAAAGGAGCTTAACGTAATCGAGCTTACTTGCTGGGAACCTCACGTATGGAAAGGCATGTTTAGAGGGCGGGAAGTGTTAATACTAAACTTCCCCTCAAAAATATACTGGGACTTGCCTAGTCATCCTAAAATTATCGAAGCAGGTCTTAAGTGGATCTGCAACAATATAGAGTATTTATCAAGTATTCTCGGTAGGAGAATAACCAAGATAGCGTTACCACAGGTTGGCACCGGTCTCGGAGGACTAAAGTGGAGGACAGTAAAAGATCTCATAGAAAAACACTTAAGTAGCTGTGAGGATGTTACCGTAGAGGTCTACCTAAACTATTCAAAGAGAAAATCAAGCAAAACGAAATAGAGCTTTTACACTCCTGAGAAAGTAGTCCTTAGCAAGACAGATTTCTCAGATCCCTCTGCTCGCGCCAGATTTTCACGCTATATTTATGTATGGGAAACCCCCAAAATATAAATCTCATCATTTCATTAACTCAACTCTACAAATTTAGTTGTTTCGTCACCCCTATACATCCATATCATGTTAGCATCTTTGAAAGTGGGAGCCCTCTTATGGGTTTTTAATAGCAGTAGTTAGTCTTACTAATTCTCGTCTTAAGAACTTCGAGAGGAGCGATTTTAATGTCTGTGTCCCGTCTTTTATTGAGGAAGTGAGGTGCGTGTACGTAGTGTTCAAGATATTGAGGCGAGTATTAGTGAGGTGAGTGATTTGATTAAGATTCTTGAAGAGAGGATAGCAGTTGTTGAGAGAGACTTGATCAGGATTTATGAGTTGCAGGAGTTGTTTAAGAAGTGTGTTGAGGCTAGTTCTCATGGATAGTGAGGAAGTCGCTCTTAGAAGAGCCTTACTCGAGCTCTCGTCAAGAGCTGCTTCCCTGCGCTTCAAGCTAGTGATGTTGCTTGAGGAAGCAAGAATTGAGACTATAAGACTTTCAGGCTTCTTATCTTCTTGTGAGACACTTAATGGCAAAGAACACCCCCTTAGGAAGGAAGTAGAAGAACTTATTGCAAAATACGTCATCACGTCTGAGAAAGTTAAGAGCTGAATTCAGCTATTTAGTCTTTCCTGTAATGTAGCTTAGAGACTTAACGTGAAACACGAAACAAGTGAGATAAGAGTCTTAAGAAGGTTTTAAGTTATGTAGTAGTTAAGATGGTTTCTTCGTGGTAGAACTGCTGGCGGGATTCGACCCTAGGGTCTCCGGCTCTTGATTGAGGTTATGCGTGGTGATGCCGCATGACTTGATGACTTCATGCAACATCACGTGGTTTTGTGATTTGGTTTGATGTTGTTTAGGTTGTGGATGCGATGTAAGATGCTATTTTGTTGATGTCTCCTTTTATTAGGGTCGTGTATTGACCTGTGTGTACGTCGACTTCATAGATTTCTATGTAGTTTATCCCACCAAATTTACTGAAATGACTTGAGTACTTCTGTAGCTCGTCAAGTGGTGGTCTAGAAGTTATCTGCCCCGACAAATCCCTCGTTAAGTATGAGCCAGCAGGGTCGAGAATAGTTAGCTTACCTCCAGAGACAGGTATGAAGACGGCGAGATGGCTGGACCCGGAACTGAACTCTATGTGAGCTAGCCAAGCACGGTATTCTTTCCCGTGAACGTATATTGTGTAGTACTTGATCATTGCGTAAGCGAGGACTGCCTGGTCGTCGCAGTCTCCCTGACCGTACTCGGCCGTGAATCTCGGCTCCTGCACGTAGTTCCTCAACAGGGAGAACCTGTACGTGCATAACCTGTTGGCGTCGCACATGACGTATGTGGGGACCGGTATCTCAACGTCGTTCACGTACGCGACTTTAGAGGTTATCCACTTATAGATGTTTTCGAAAGAAGACCAGGGGTCTGACGCCTTAACTCCAGCATCATTCACGTAGGGAGCGACCGCCATAACGCTGGTTGGATTCAGCACACGCTTGAATGCTTTCGGGATGTTAGCCATTAGAGTCAGAGTCTCAACTAATTCCGCGAGCGTGGAATTCAGCTCGAGAGCTCTAGAGTTGATAGACCCGTACGTGTTCCCGAGCTTTAAATAGTCTGAACGTAGAGCGTCGTAACGTGAACGCAGTTCCTCATATTCTGTTCGTAAAGCCTCATAAGAAGCTCTCAGATTCTCATACTCCCTAACTAGGTTCTCATGCTTTTCTCGGAGATCTGCATACTTTCCGTTGGCCTCCCTCAATAAAGAAGCGTTTGAGTATAACCAACTCCGAAGACGGTCGTTCTCAACCTTGAGTAAAGCGACAGTCTTAATCATAGAATCATAAACGA from Zestosphaera sp. encodes:
- a CDS encoding macro domain-containing protein: MPIALRKKRNILYVENGNIFESDADVLVNSVNTKGVMGAGIAREFAKLFPEMYEDYRKACRSGRIRIEGKFLITITKKSKELNVIELTCWEPHVWKGMFRGREVLILNFPSKIYWDLPSHPKIIEAGLKWICNNIEYLSSILGRRITKIALPQVGTGLGGLKWRTVKDLIEKHLSSCEDVTVEVYLNYSKRKSSKTK